In the Dioscorea cayenensis subsp. rotundata cultivar TDr96_F1 chromosome 12, TDr96_F1_v2_PseudoChromosome.rev07_lg8_w22 25.fasta, whole genome shotgun sequence genome, one interval contains:
- the LOC120273077 gene encoding WAT1-related protein At5g07050-like — protein MENNNLFQWLKPYIAMISLQFGYAGMNIITKVSLNHGMSHYVLVVYRHAFATLSIAPFALILERKVRPKITFKIFLQIFVLALLGPVIDQNFYYAGLKFTSPTFSCAMSNILPAMTFVLAVICRMEKVNIKKLRCQAKVAGTVVTVAGAMLMTLYKGPVMQMVWSKHAHVHQTNTEMSSAALDKNWFEGSIFLIIATLAWASLFILQAATLKEYSAQLSLTTLICFVGTLQAIAVTLVMEHNPSVWKIGFDMNLLAAAYAGIVTSSIAYYVQGLVIQQRGPVFASAFSPLMMIIVAIMGSFILAEKIYLGGLLGGVLIVGGLYSVLWGKHKENKEKEVEAMELPVALKGVEENGKIIKCKEMQQHEVEVEVEVEIEKMKKGVVIVSVPPIQEASMIGKEAPKA, from the exons ATGGAGAACAACAACCTTTTCCAATGGTTAAAGCCTTACATCGCCATGATCTCTCTTCAGTTCGGCTATGCCGGCATGAACATCATAACTAAGGTTTCTCTTAATCATGGTATGAGCCATTACGTCCTCGTTGTTTATCGCCATGCTTTCGCCACCCTTTCCATTGCCCCTTTTGCTCTCATCCTTGAAAG AAAAGTGAGGCCAAAGATCACATTCAAGATTTTCTTGCAAATTTTCGTCTTGGCACTCCTCGG CCCAGTGATTGATCAGAATTTTTACTACGCCGGTTTGAAGTTCACGTCGCCGACTTTCTCTTGTGCCATGAGCAACATCTTGCCTGCCATGACATTCGTGTTGGCGGTCATTTGCAG GATGGAGAAAGTGAACATCAAGAAGCTGAGATGCCAAGCGAAAGTGGCCGGGACTGTTGTGACAGTAGCCGGAGCCATGCTAATGACATTATACAAAGGGCCCGTGATGCAAATGGTATGGAGCAAGCATGCACATGTTCACCAAACGAACACTGAGATGAGCAGCGCTGCCCTTGATAAGAATTGGTTCGAAGGGTCGATCTTCCTCATCATTGCCACTCTTGCATGGGCATCTCTTTTCATTCTCCAAGCTGCAACACTGAAGGAATATTCAGCTCAGCTCTCTCTCACCACTTTGATTTGCTTTGTGGGAACTTTACAAGCCATTGCTGTCACTCTTGTCATGGAGCACAATCCTTCTGTTTGGAAAATTGGGTTTGATATGAACCTCCTTGCTGCTGCCTATGCT GGGATTGTGACATCAAGCATTGCATACTATGTGCAAGGATTGGTGATACAACAAAGAGGACCGGTATTTGCATCCGCATTCAGTCCATTGATGATGATCATAGTGGCAATAATGGGATCCTTCATTCTCGCCGAGAAGATTTATCTAGGAGG TTTGCTCGGAGGTGTTTTGATCGTCGGAGGACTTTATTCGGTTTTGTGGGGAAAGCATAAGGAgaacaaggagaaagaggtggaGGCCATGGAGTTGCCAGTGGCTTTGAAGGGAGTTGAAGAGAATGGGAAAATTATAAAGTGTAAAGAGATGCAACAACATGAGGTTGAGGTTGAGGTTGAGGTTGAGATTGAGAAGATGAAAAAGGGAGTGGTGATAGTGAGTGTGCCACCAATTCAAGAGGCTTCAATGATTGGAAAAGAAGCACCGAAGGcttaa
- the LOC120273479 gene encoding 65-kDa microtubule-associated protein 5-like — protein sequence MTLLRAEFTSCGSLLRELQDLWDDIGETDHEKDRMILQLEQECFDVYRRKVEQAKKHKSDLQRSVAEGESEVSNLISALGEQESLKLVRKPNSSLKEQLAAINPLLEDLRRKKEEKIQEFLDVESKIAKLCLEIAGSAQQGTPVLPQLDERDLTLNRLGKLNSQLQELLKDKSLRLQKVNSHMKAIHELSTIMSIDFSKMMSEVHPSYGDLANSHPKSISNDSLAKLAGIVQSLKQEKKQRLEKLQLLGSTLIELWNLLDTPTDEQKIFDHITSLISESVNTVLGQACLALDVIEQAKLEVQRLNILKASKMKELVLKKQSELEQIYSSVHMDADGDLERQMLIGLIDSGKADLSELLSNMDDNIIKAKEHALSRRDILEKVEKWTYASAEESWLDDYERDQNRYSAGRGAHKNLKRAEKARILVNKIPSLLENLTSKVKAWEKEKGMTFLYNKVPLLVTLDGYIVLRQQREEEKRRLREQKKIQEQFAAEQEALFGSKPSPLRPFTARKPLGQSSNGNTVGGTPINHRVSTPLARQAISSSGKEKKDHVKVGNAIPVNYVALPKEDSLSHNNSSAIVSP from the exons ATGACTCTCTTGCGAGCGGAGTTCACGTCCTGCGGATCTTTGCTCCGGGAATTGCAG GATCTATGGGATGATATTGGGGAGACTGATCATGAAAAAGATAGGATGATTCTTCAGCTTGAGCAAGAATGTTTTGATGTATACAGAAGGAAAGTTGAACAGGCCAAAAAGCATAAATCTGACTTGCAACGGTCTGTGGCTGAGGGTGAATCTGAAGTTTCTAATCTTATATCTGCACTTGGAGAACAAGAGTCCCTTAAGCTG gTGAGAAAACCAAATTCCTCTTTAAAAGAGCAGTTGGCTGCCATAAATCCTTTGTTGGAGGATTTGAggaggaaaaaagaagaaaagattcaAGAGTTTTTGGATGTTGAATCAAAGATTGCTAAGCTGTGTTTAGAAATAGCTGGAAGTGCTCAGCAGGGCACTCCTGTGTTGCCCCAATTGGATGAGAGGGACTTAACTCTAAATAGACTTGGTAAATTGAATTCACAACTTCAGGAACTTCTGAAAGATAAG AGCCTTCGGTTGCAGAAGGTTAATTCCCACATGAAAGCAATACATGAGCTATCAACTATTATGTCAATTGATTTCTCTAAAATGATGAGTGAAGTCCATCCAAGTTATGGAGATTTGGCTAATAGCCATCCAAAGAGTATTAGCAATGATAGCCTTGCTAAACTGGCTGGAATTGTTCAATCACTAAAGcaagagaaaaaacaaaggCTAGAAAAG CTTCAACTATTAGGAAGTACACTTATCGAATTGTGGAACCTATTGGATACACCAACAGATGAACAAAAAATATTCGATCATATAACCTCTTTGATTTCAGAATCTGTCAACACAGTATTAGGCCAAGCATGCCTTGCCCTTGATGTTATTGAACAG GCTAAACTAGAAGTTCAGAGATTGAATATCCTTAAAGCCAGCAAAATGAAAGAGCTggtattgaagaagcaaagtgaacTTGAACAAATATATAGCAGTGTTCATATGGATGCTGATGGTGATTTGGAACGCCAGATGCTAATCGGCCTCATTGATTCTG GGAAAGCAGATCTCTCGGAGCTGCTATCAAACATGGATGATAATATCATTAAGGCTAAAGAACATGCTCTAAGCAGGAGAGATATTTTAGAGAAAGTTGAGAAGTGGACATATGCCTCTGCTGAGGAGAGTTGGCTTGATGACTATGAAAGG GATCAAAATCGCTATAGTGCCGGTAGAGGAGCACATAAGAATCTGAAGCGTGCAGAGAAAGCACGGATACTTGTGAACAAGATACCAT CTTTATTAGAGAACctgacatcaaaagtcaaagcctgggaaaaagagaaaggaatgaCATTCTTATATAACAAG gtGCCGTTACTAGTAACCTTGGATGGATACATTGTGCTCAGACAGCAGAGAGAAGAGGAGAAACGACGATTAAGG GAGCAGAAGAAGATCCAGGAGCAGTTTGCTGCAGAGCAGGAAGCTTTGTTCGGGTCAAAACCGAGCCCCCTAAGGCCATTTACAGCGAGGAAACCATTGGGACAAAGCTCGAATGGAAACACCGTTGGCGGAACACCAATAAACCACCGTGTTTCAACACCTTTAGCTCGGCAAGCGATCTCATCATCTGGCAAGGAGAAAAAGGACCATGTCAAGGTTGGCAATGCAATACCGGTGAATTATGTCGCTCTTCCAAAGGAGGATTCTTTATCACACAACAACAGTAGCGCCATTGTTTCTCCATAA